In Clostridium butyricum, the genomic stretch ATTAGATCTCTTTGAGTTGCAGCAATATTTCCATCTTTATTTGAATTTTCTTTTAATACATCTTCATTAGTACTGTTTAGGAGACTTATTATGCCTTCGTCAGTGGTATTTTTATGTCTTTTGAATTCTTGAACAGCTCTGTAACCTTCATAGGCTTTTGCAACACCTTCAAAACCATTTTTAACTAATTCGTAATAAACTAAATTTTCAACTTGTTCAACTGTTGGTGGTGTCTTTTCATTTACGAAGACATTATATATATTTATAGATATTTCATCTGCAATATTTTCGTTTATATTTCCTATGCCAAACTTCATAGATTTTAAAATAGCATTTTTAATTTTATCAGGATTAAAATCCTCTACACTTTTGTCTCGTTTAATAATAAGCATTATTTTTTCTCCTTAAGTTTAATAGTATTTTATTTATATACTTATAGAAAGTTAATTGCATTTCACAATATAAAATCATATCATAAATTCTAATTAATTGTCATGTATTATATTATATCTAAATCATTTATATATTCAAAACAAAATATATGTAAATTAAAAATATTTTTTATATTCTAAAAGTATTAAATAGTAAAATTATTTATTATAATGTTGTTAAATAGGAATATATAAACTTAAAAGTATATTTTAGTAAGATGTGATATAATAAATTAATAATTAAAATATTAATTTTACCAATTGAGTAAAATTATAGTGTGAAGGAGAATGTTATGAGTTTTAAAGTATTAGGTATAACAGCAGGAAGAAAAGATTCAAATTCGGAAATTTTATTAAAAGAAGCACTTTTAGCTTGCAAAGAAAAAAGTGCTGATGTAAAGATGATAAATCTTAAAGACTATAATATATTTGACTGTACAGGCTGTACTGCATGTACTCAGGGAGTAGTTGAAGGAAAAAAAGTACCATGCATATTAGAAAATAAGGATGATAAAAAGAAAATTATGGATGTGATGCTTGAGACAGATGCAATTATAGTTTCTATTCCTACATATTATTTAATGCCTAATGCTGCTTTTTTAAGATTTATGCAGAGAAATTTATGTTACGAGACACCTTTTTTGGAGGCAATTGGAGAGACTGTTCATAAAGATAAAGTCGCTGGATTGATTTCAGTAGGAGGTTCTACACGTGCATGGCAATCTATGTCACTAGAAGCACTTCAAGTAACATGTACATTAAATGATTATAAGGTTATTGATATGTATATGGCCACAAGAGTTGCAGCACCAAAACAATGTTTGCTTGATGATTCAATGATTGAAAGAGCACATAAAGTTGGTGAGAATATAATGAAATCTTTAAATACACCAGCTTCTGAAAGAGAATGGCTTGGAGATGATGATATGGGGTGGTGTCCAAACTGTCATTCTAATGCCTTGATTTTAGGGGAACCTCAATGGGATGGAATAAAGTTTGATGTTGAGTGTCAAGTTTGCGGTGCAGGAGGAACACTAGAAAAAACAAATGAAGGAAAATGGAAATTTGTTATTGATTCAAATGGACTAATTCGTGATCGTACCACTCCAGAAGGAAGAAGGCATCATGTTAAAGAAATTGGTGTAACACAGGGTGGGTTTTATAATGAAGAAAATTTAAAAAGTACAAAAGAAAGATTTGAAAAATATAGCAATATTACTTTCCCAAGTATTTAAATAAATTATTTAAATTCAAATAAAAAGTATTTTAAATATATGATTCTGTAAAAGGATAACTATAATTTAAAATAAAATTAAATTAAAACATGAAATGGAGAATAGTAACAGAAGTTCTGATTATGAATCTGAGAGCTAACTGATATGGAGGAAAACATGATAGATGATCACATTAATACTAATAAATATATTGGAAATGAGTTAAAAGATTTAATAGATAATATTCCATATACAGTTTGGATTAAAGGTAGTGATGGCATATATAAATATGTAAATAAAGCTTATGCAGATGTAACAGGCGTAAAACCAGAAGATATAATTGGGAAGAATGACTATGAGATTAGAGATAAAGAGACATCAGAATTATTTTTAGCTGAAGATAGAGAAATTTTAGCAGATGAAAGAACAGTATTAAATAGAAAAACACCTGTTAATATGGAATATAAGGTTTTTTTTGAAGTTTCAAGGATGATAATAAATAACAATAATCCCAATTTAAAGTTAATTGGGGGAATTGGAAGAGATATAACGATTAATGAGACACTTTATAAGGAAATAGAAAAAAGTACATTAACATTACTAGATAATAAAAATATAGATAATAAAAGTGAACTGCCCTATATTTTAAAAAATACATTAAAAGCCAATGGAATAACAGTATTCATACTTGATGAAGAAAAGAAAAAAATGAATATCTTTTTGAAAACATATAATAATGATGTAATTAGTAAAAATTTCAGTTTGGATATAACAAAAGAATATAAGGACAAATGTATAAAAGCTCAGAAAGATAAAAAGTATTTAGAAGGAGAATATATAAAAAGTTCTAAAAAATATTATTTAAGAACATATGTAATAGAATTTGAAGATGAATTAATTGGTTTATTAAATATTCATTATGATTGCAAAGAAACATTTCCAATAATTCAGGAAGATGTGATTATAAATACATGCAATAGATTGGGAGTAATTATAAAAAACAGGATACTTACAAATAAGTATAAAGTAGAGATTTACAAAAGAAAAGAAAGTGAAAAAAAGCTACAGCTTTTTTTAGATAATGCAATAGATTTTTGCGTTATATCAAATACTAAGCAATTTTATTTTGAAAATGAAAGTAGCAAAAAACGTTTAGAGAAATTTTTAGGATATAGTATTGAAGAAATTAATCGTAGAAATGGAGTAGAAAGTTTACGACATCCTGATGATGATAAAAAGATTAAAAGAATGTATGAAGCTGCAAAAGTATGTAATAAAATAGAAGGAATCGTAATAAGGTATTTGTGTAAAGATAATGAATATAGAAGTGTAATGTGGAATATAAGATATATTGCCGAAGATGATAAATTTTTTCTTACAGGAAAAGATATAACTTATAGGCTAAAATTAGAAAAGGAAAAGAATGAATTAGAAAAAACAATTGAAATAGAAAGTTTAAAAACAGATTTTTTTGCTAATATGTCCCATGAATTTAAAACTCCATTAAATATAATCCTTACTACAGTACAAGTGTTATATGATAAACTTATTGTACAAGATAATAACATAGATAATTTACAAATTATAAAAAAGTATCTTAAAGGAATTAAACAGAATTCTTATAGGCTTTTAAAAATAGTAAATAATATAATGGATATTACTAAGATTGATAGTGGAATTTATAATTTAGAACTGGGAAACTATAATATAATTAGTATAGTTGAAGATATTGTAATTTCATTGTCAGGTTATTTAAAGCAAAACAAAAGAAATATTATCTTTGATACAATGGAAGAAGAAGTTATATTAGCATGTGATCCAATGAAAATAGAACGTATAATGCTTAATTTACTTTCAAATGCATTAAAGTATACAAATGAAAATGGAAATATTGATGTAATAATTGACATTGATAAGGGAAGTAATGAGGTTATCATAAACGTAAAAAATGATGGAGATAGAATATCTGAAGATGATAAAGAAAGAATATTTGAGAGATTTACTCAGTCACAAAATTTATTTACAAGAAAAGCAGAAGGAACAGGCATAGGGTTGTTTTTAGTGAAACTTCTTGTGGAACAACATGGTGGAAGAATTTATGTGGATACATCTGAAGAGA encodes the following:
- a CDS encoding flavodoxin family protein; amino-acid sequence: MSFKVLGITAGRKDSNSEILLKEALLACKEKSADVKMINLKDYNIFDCTGCTACTQGVVEGKKVPCILENKDDKKKIMDVMLETDAIIVSIPTYYLMPNAAFLRFMQRNLCYETPFLEAIGETVHKDKVAGLISVGGSTRAWQSMSLEALQVTCTLNDYKVIDMYMATRVAAPKQCLLDDSMIERAHKVGENIMKSLNTPASEREWLGDDDMGWCPNCHSNALILGEPQWDGIKFDVECQVCGAGGTLEKTNEGKWKFVIDSNGLIRDRTTPEGRRHHVKEIGVTQGGFYNEENLKSTKERFEKYSNITFPSI
- a CDS encoding PAS domain-containing sensor histidine kinase, producing the protein MIDDHINTNKYIGNELKDLIDNIPYTVWIKGSDGIYKYVNKAYADVTGVKPEDIIGKNDYEIRDKETSELFLAEDREILADERTVLNRKTPVNMEYKVFFEVSRMIINNNNPNLKLIGGIGRDITINETLYKEIEKSTLTLLDNKNIDNKSELPYILKNTLKANGITVFILDEEKKKMNIFLKTYNNDVISKNFSLDITKEYKDKCIKAQKDKKYLEGEYIKSSKKYYLRTYVIEFEDELIGLLNIHYDCKETFPIIQEDVIINTCNRLGVIIKNRILTNKYKVEIYKRKESEKKLQLFLDNAIDFCVISNTKQFYFENESSKKRLEKFLGYSIEEINRRNGVESLRHPDDDKKIKRMYEAAKVCNKIEGIVIRYLCKDNEYRSVMWNIRYIAEDDKFFLTGKDITYRLKLEKEKNELEKTIEIESLKTDFFANMSHEFKTPLNIILTTVQVLYDKLIVQDNNIDNLQIIKKYLKGIKQNSYRLLKIVNNIMDITKIDSGIYNLELGNYNIISIVEDIVISLSGYLKQNKRNIIFDTMEEEVILACDPMKIERIMLNLLSNALKYTNENGNIDVIIDIDKGSNEVIINVKNDGDRISEDDKERIFERFTQSQNLFTRKAEGTGIGLFLVKLLVEQHGGRIYVDTSEEIGTKFVFTLPITLVEEKKENYTYTKQIVSKVEKYDIEFSDIYSI